The following are encoded together in the Deinococcus soli (ex Cha et al. 2016) genome:
- the purD gene encoding phosphoribosylamine--glycine ligase: MRVLVIGGGGREHAIVHACVRAGHEVLCTPGNPGIGGMARVIGSAQDAASLAQLARTEAADVVIVGPEAYLAAGVVDECEALGIPAFGPSRAASRLEGDKAWSKAFMHRHGIPTAAHHTFSDLGAAGAHVAALTPPIVVKDAGLKAGKGVTIAHTAEEAHAALRDIFTQPGAQAVIEDFMTGQEVTVLALTDGSAYALTPPSQDHKTIHDGDTGPMTGGMGVICPFSISAETLEVVRRDIIEPTLAGMRADGHPFRGVLYAGLMLTPQGPKVVEFNARFGDPEAEAVLPLLESDLARHALDAARGQLQPEDVRFRDAASATIILAAPGYPGEPQKGIPLTLPEPGPDEVIYHAGTTGSAAELISSGGRVLAVTAVADTLNGALGRAYALADRVDFPGAQLRRDIGARIGAAPDPTPV, encoded by the coding sequence ATGCGCGTCCTGGTGATCGGCGGCGGCGGGCGTGAGCACGCGATCGTGCACGCCTGCGTCCGCGCGGGGCACGAGGTGCTGTGCACGCCCGGCAACCCCGGCATCGGGGGGATGGCCCGCGTGATCGGCAGCGCGCAGGACGCCGCGAGCCTCGCGCAGCTGGCCCGCACCGAGGCGGCAGACGTGGTGATCGTGGGGCCGGAGGCGTACCTCGCGGCGGGCGTCGTGGACGAGTGCGAGGCACTGGGCATCCCGGCGTTCGGCCCGTCGCGCGCCGCGAGCCGCCTGGAGGGCGACAAGGCCTGGAGCAAGGCGTTCATGCACCGCCACGGCATCCCGACCGCCGCGCACCACACCTTCAGTGACCTGGGCGCGGCCGGGGCGCACGTGGCGGCCCTGACGCCGCCCATCGTGGTGAAGGACGCGGGCCTGAAGGCCGGGAAGGGCGTCACCATCGCCCACACCGCCGAGGAGGCGCACGCGGCGCTGCGGGACATCTTCACGCAGCCGGGCGCCCAGGCGGTCATCGAGGACTTCATGACCGGGCAGGAGGTCACGGTGCTGGCCCTTACCGACGGCAGCGCCTATGCCCTGACGCCACCCAGCCAGGACCACAAGACCATCCACGACGGCGACACCGGCCCCATGACCGGCGGGATGGGCGTCATCTGCCCCTTCTCCATCAGCGCCGAGACGCTGGAGGTCGTACGGCGCGACATCATCGAACCTACCCTGGCGGGCATGCGCGCGGACGGGCACCCGTTCCGGGGCGTGCTGTACGCCGGGCTGATGCTCACGCCGCAGGGCCCGAAGGTCGTGGAGTTCAACGCCCGCTTCGGCGACCCCGAGGCGGAAGCGGTGCTGCCTCTGCTGGAGAGTGACCTCGCGCGGCACGCCCTGGACGCCGCGCGCGGCCAGCTTCAGCCGGAGGACGTACGCTTCCGCGACGCTGCGAGTGCCACCATCATCCTCGCCGCGCCCGGCTACCCCGGCGAACCGCAGAAAGGCATTCCCCTCACCCTCCCCGAACCCGGGCCCGACGAGGTCATCTACCACGCGGGCACCACGGGCAGCGCCGCCGAGCTGATCAGCAGCGGGGGCCGCGTGCTGGCCGTCACCGCTGTCGCGGACACCCTGAACGGCGCGCTGGGCCGCGCGTACGCCCTCGCGGACCGCGTGGATTTCCCCGGCGCGCAACTGCGACGCGACATCGGCGCCCGCATCGGCGCGGCCCCTGACCCCACGCCCGTTTGA